One window from the genome of Lutra lutra chromosome X, mLutLut1.2, whole genome shotgun sequence encodes:
- the SERTM2 gene encoding LOW QUALITY PROTEIN: serine-rich and transmembrane domain-containing 2 (The sequence of the model RefSeq protein was modified relative to this genomic sequence to represent the inferred CDS: inserted 1 base in 1 codon; deleted 1 base in 1 codon), with translation MTEVHFRYHGNLTGRAHFPTLATEVDTHLDKYSNLYMYVGLFLSLLAILLXLLFTMLLRLKHVISPITSESTESVPQFTDVEMQSRIPTP, from the exons ATGACGGAGGTGCATTTCAGGTACCATGGAAATCTCACC GGCCGGGCCCATTTCCCCACCCTGGCAACAGAGGTTGACACCCACCTAGATAAGTATTCCAACCTCTACATGTATGTGGGCTTATTCCTGAGCCTCCTGGCCATTCTCC ATCTGCTCTTCACGATGCTCCTTCGGCTCAAACATGTCATCTCACCCATCACTTCTGAGAGCACCGAAAGCGTCCCTCAGTTCACAGATGTAGAGATGCAGAGTCGAATCCCCACTCCTTAA